The following proteins are co-located in the Spinactinospora alkalitolerans genome:
- a CDS encoding GNAT family N-acetyltransferase, whose protein sequence is MFPIELNGSRLRLREMRLSDAERLVQVYGDETATRHLSFTPRTADQCVAVIQVAIKDAQAENRTVYMLAVVTPDDELVGAARLAIDERPHSAQIGFALKPGLWGQRLGGETVRLLLDLGFGALDLKRIWGARAPDNERSRRVMLSAGMVEEGRIRRHLRAHGAWRDSIVHSVLDDEWKTATIHT, encoded by the coding sequence GTGTTTCCCATCGAGCTAAACGGCAGCAGGCTTCGACTGCGAGAGATGCGTCTCTCTGACGCTGAACGGCTGGTCCAGGTCTACGGGGATGAGACGGCGACGCGCCACCTGTCATTCACTCCCCGCACGGCGGATCAGTGCGTGGCAGTCATCCAGGTAGCGATCAAAGATGCACAGGCCGAGAACCGAACGGTCTACATGCTGGCAGTCGTGACACCGGATGACGAGCTCGTTGGGGCCGCACGCCTCGCTATCGACGAACGGCCCCACAGCGCCCAGATCGGTTTCGCGCTCAAACCGGGACTGTGGGGTCAAAGGCTGGGAGGCGAAACGGTCCGGCTCCTCCTCGATCTCGGGTTTGGTGCCCTGGACCTCAAGCGCATCTGGGGGGCACGTGCTCCCGACAATGAGAGATCGCGCCGGGTCATGCTCAGTGCGGGGATGGTCGAAGAAGGACGCATCCGGCGCCACCTGCGGGCGCACGGCGCTTGGCGCGATTCCATCGTTCACTCGGTCCTGGACGATGAATGGAAGACAGCAACCATTCACACCTAA
- a CDS encoding SAM-dependent methyltransferase, with amino-acid sequence MVAGPDDLVAELVEALPSGSHLFVTDFVDTGDPVQAAMERAGLETLGNGWIRSPEEIRAHFTGLPLLPLGLDFLARWFPEDPEAPVPAVEDLAPHQRVLMAGIARKP; translated from the coding sequence GTGGTAGCGGGGCCCGACGACCTCGTCGCCGAGCTGGTGGAGGCGCTGCCGTCGGGCAGCCACCTGTTCGTCACCGACTTCGTCGACACCGGCGACCCCGTCCAGGCGGCCATGGAACGGGCCGGCCTGGAGACCCTCGGCAACGGCTGGATCCGGTCCCCGGAGGAGATCCGCGCGCACTTCACCGGTCTGCCGCTCCTCCCGCTCGGCCTGGACTTCCTGGCGCGGTGGTTTCCCGAGGACCCCGAAGCCCCCGTTCCCGCGGTCGAGGACCTGGCGCCGCACCAGCGGGTCCTCATGGCGGGCATCGCGCGCAAACCGTAG
- a CDS encoding sensor domain-containing protein — MAARRQRLHQLGDEVVGPRYHRAPTGARPLRRMLDPLACGQSWLDLLHGVVSFPISVTSFAAVVSWWAVALLGLTYPLYGWIVTGAGGTDGLPELLGLGDGLGIATAFHLAIAVGFTITPPFVVRTVALINAGLGQALPAPVGARGAAPGPNSTGFVPHPIPWTPRGREIS; from the coding sequence GTGGCTGCCCGACGGCAGCGCCTCCACCAGCTCGGCGACGAGGTCGTCGGGCCCCGCTACCACCGGGCTCCGACCGGGGCCCGACCGCTGCGCCGGATGCTCGACCCGCTCGCCTGCGGCCAGAGTTGGCTGGACCTGCTGCACGGCGTGGTGAGCTTCCCGATCTCGGTGACCTCCTTCGCCGCCGTGGTCTCCTGGTGGGCGGTCGCGCTGCTCGGACTGACCTACCCGCTCTACGGGTGGATTGTGACCGGCGCCGGTGGCACCGACGGCCTGCCCGAACTGCTCGGCCTCGGCGACGGCCTGGGGATCGCCACGGCCTTCCACCTGGCGATCGCCGTGGGGTTCACGATCACGCCGCCGTTCGTCGTCCGCACCGTCGCCCTGATCAACGCCGGACTCGGCCAGGCCCTGCCGGCCCCGGTCGGCGCCCGAGGCGCCGCCCCCGGACCGAACTCCACCGGCTTCGTCCCCCATCCGATCCCCTGGACCCCGCGGGGGCGTGAGATTTCCTGA